From a region of the Drosophila mauritiana strain mau12 chromosome 4, ASM438214v1, whole genome shotgun sequence genome:
- the LOC117146235 gene encoding GIGYF family protein CG11148 yields the protein MKMTDSMKFGPEWLRNMSAEPSSSISTYNVGNGAQNNSIGGHNLGNNTAASASRNLFPEYRYGREEMLSLFDRNCLLPQILPSFKKLFVEKVQYPLALTPSSEEDINQNSLGNNSRPAWLQRSPSGFGNASRGSGRGGTVDRGRMRGKSTYHPIYQRPSGLYDESLSVISKAERTWSDRNGTGDSAATTTSTSVSGALDWNETPSSSPRKDYSNNHRNLENWRRTRNEDGSGDGPASSGSIGGPEIAGWRSGVVGGSTNASFGTNSHRWGRSTSWRDEDPSVDNAASLQRSISTVGTLGTDRDRTGNSKGSGMGAAEAGGSIPHPRLSSSKISQLWTVNNAVGVDVDENLPEWAMENPSKLGGSFDASGAFHGDTDLKPNKSSHNTLKTKSLDSYDDVKRPKSKDLSDADSGNDITSETSLTKDSNTTAVQDEVESSLSPISCTTTKEVIHGDISDRIKEVADEVEKLIMDDDHKISSNRSQHQNHDGFTAALNVKPSVTGVQRQAPSTMPIQIATTITDVAPPSHQHPVVPFSDHETLQHHNVHHLPQFPMIPTPHMITPNLNELWFYRDPQSNVQGPFSAVEMTEWYRAGYFNENLFVRRYSDNRFRPLGELIKFCHGNMPFTHSHLLPSPIELENIPVGQIPAPLTASLSITPHKPSPIPIALSVVEQQLQQQRDEQLKANVTATAESLSAAIKGSFGGNSITNTSHLLTMRFQMLQDQYIQHQEYQILAELSKNECFQRLSAVEQETVVRGKVQLLGLPEYLISLNGLSNSLSVLNPVAGRQLYSAVVEQVKKDQQHIFAHNSEQQRSVGNLLDANNFILNAQIMNQQSQQEVGPLVSSVDCIMQGGTAADINKPIEMPRNELDLINEYNLRMLLRGQPTSTQQQPPALQNSAKENLPGVDFLTETQLLERQNLMIPIWLPPNKQQQTDQQWTEMSNAEASLWEVGNLNEERNEDQQLLMPNSSEACFADTEKDVKISQLFQVQSGNVVSHSTSGELDQTPENLKDSHNQKIVKSLVSDIQQNHNKEPNSHQHQAKQANKQNLNSKQNAAQPALKPINNENDRKREQTEEKKRQREERKRQQLEDDKRRALNESEEQTRQMQEEKERQQQIQAQRRKALLGNAHSLSVQNGMSGTLASAQGKKNDDVKTAEPPVSSRLPSTSVAPWSFQSQNSIRSAPGLAEIQKAERRERRADQQRHQELLDKQLRANAAAAAEANDALLKWQSTPASGPVMSLAEIQAEEARRLANDLVDQQRRRELEHHQQAPLSSAVLVASATSNIWGNANKAWSSSAAQSLSLKTSPGTGLWDEPSALGSNGSGTSGTISVTAATVLAGGLNSANKTILQAQNKSSALFASPRNLRKSQTLPALSNPEKSNKNGPGQRPEKQKLAQTRSKVGPVSVEEKDRERKSSAKSHVQQSSTDQAISKVNEYENEFTSWCIKSLDNMSAKVDVPTFVAFLQDLEAPYEVKDYVRIYLGDGKDSLDFAKQFLERRSKYKSLQRAQNAHNDDMCKPAPAITPSANDYADSKSKQKKMKKNKMTKMDARILGFSVTAAEGRINVGIRDYVEGP from the exons atgaaaatgacaGATTCAATGAAATTTGGCCCGGAATGGTTGCGCAATATGTCAGCCGAGCCTTCGAGCTCTATCAGTACCTACAACGTTGGTAATGGAGCTCAAAACAATTCGATTGGAGGGCACAACCTGGGAAACAACACGGCAGCATCCGCTTCCCGTAATCTATTTCCAGAATACCGGTACGGACGCGAGGAAATGCTGTCCTTGTTCGATCGGAACTGCCTACTGCCGCAGATCCTGCCATCGTTCAAAAAGCTCTTCGTGGAAAAGGTTCAGTACCCTCTTGCACTGACACCGAGCTCCGAGGAGGACATCAACCAAAACTCGCTTGGCAATAAC TCTCGTCCTGCCTGGTTGCAGCGCTCGCCCAGTGGATTTGGTAATGCCTCCCGAGGCTCTGGACGTGGTGGAACAGTCGACCGGGGACGAATGCGCGGAAAATCGACCTATCATCCAATATACCAACGCCCAAGCGGTCTATATGATGAGAGCTTATCGGTTATATCAAAG GCCGAACGCACATGGAGCGACCGCAACGGAACTGGAGATTCTGCGGCGACCACCACCTCCACTAGTGTTTCTGGTGCTCTAGATTGGAATGAAACGCCAAGCTCAAGTCCTCGAAAAGATTATTCTAATAATCATCGCAACTTGGAAAATTGGCGACGAACACGTAACGAAGATGGATCCGGAGATGGTCCAGCTTCCAGCGGTTCCATCGGCGGACCCGAAATTGCTGGTTGGCGGAGCGGTGTCGTCGGTGGAAGTACAAACGCAAGTTTTGGTACCAATAGCCATCGCTGGG gAAGATCTACAAGCTGGCGTGATGAAGATCCTAGCGTCGACAATGCAGCGAGTTTACAACGCTCAATTTCAACAGTTGGGACTTTAGGTACAGATCGAGACCGGACTGGAAACAGTAAAGGATCTGGGATGGGAGCTGCAGAGGCAGGAGGGAGTATACCACACCCACGGTTGTCGAGTTCTAAAATATCCCAATTATGGACTGTTAATAATGCAGTCGGTGTTGATGTCGACGAAAATCTACCCGAATGGGCAATGGAAAATCCATCAAAATTGGGTGGCAGTTTTGATGCTAGTGGAGCCTTTCATGGAGATACCGATCTAAAACCTAACAAAAGTTCGCATAATActttaaaaaccaaaagctTAGACTCCTATGACGATGTGAAAAGACCGAAAAGTAAAGACCTGTCTGATGCAGATAGTGGTAACGATATAACTTCAGAAACCTCATTAACGAAAGATTCCAATACAACAGCTGTGCAAGATGAAGTTGAAAGCAGTTTATCCCCAATAAGCTGTACAACGACAAAGGAAGTGATCCATGGAGATATTTCAGATCGGATTAAAGAGGTCGCCGATGAAGTAGAAAAACTTATAATGGATGATGATCATAAAATCTCGTCGAATCGAAGCCAACATCAAAATCATGACGGGTTTACAGCTGCACTAAACGTGAAACCGAGTGTTACAGGAGTGCAACGGCAAGCACCATCCACCATGCCTATACAAATTGCCACTACAATTACAGATGTCGCTCCTCCATCCCATCAGCATCCAGTTGTGCCGTTTTCGGACCATGAGACTCTGCAACACCATAACGTGCACCACCTGCCACAATTTCCAATGATACCTACACCGCATATGATTACTCCAAATCTAAACGAATTATGGTTTTATCGGGATCCGCAGTCAAATGTACAGGGGCCGTTCAGTGCCGTTGAGATGACGGAATGGTATCGCGCTGGCTACTTTAATGAGAACCTGTTTGTACGCCGGTACTCTGATAATAGGTTTAGACCGCTGGGAGAGCTTATAAAATTTTGTCATGGTAACATGCCATTTACGCACAGTCACCTACTTCCTTCTCCGATAGAACTAGAGAACATTCCTGTTGGACAAATACCAGCCCCTCTAACGGCGTCACTTTCAATTACTCCCCATAAGCCATCACCGATTCCTATCGCACTTTCTGTTGTTGAACAACAGTTGCAGCAACAAAGAGATGAACAACTAAAGGCAAATGTAACAGCAACAGCTGAATCCCTAAGTGCTGCAATAAAAGGAAGTTTTGGCGGAAATAGCATTACTAATACGTCTCATTTGCTCACAATGCGGTTTCAAATGCTCCAGGATCAGTACATACAGCACCAGGAATACCAAATATTAGCTGAGCTATCCAAAAATGAATGCTTTCAACGCCTTTCTGCTGTCGAGCAAGAAACAGTTGTTCGTGGGAAAGTTCAATTGCTGGGTCTTCCTGAGTATTTGATCAGCTTAAACGGATTAAGCAATTCTTTGTCCGTACTGAACCCCGTTGCCGGTAGACAGTTATACAGTGCAGTGGTAGAGCAAGTCAAGAAGGATCAGCAACATATTTTTGCACACAACAGCGAGCAGCAACGTTCAGTGGGCAATTTACTTGATGCTAATAATTTCATTCTAAATGCCCAAATAATGAATCAGCAATCGCAGCAAGAGGTAGGTCCCTTGGTATCATCCGTGGATTGCATTATGCAAGGTGGAACTGCAGCTGACATAAATAAGCCTATTGAAATGCCGAGGAATGAGTTAGACTTAATTAATGAATACAACTTACGAATGCTGTTGCGTGGCCAACCAACAAGTACTCAACAGCAACCACCTGCGCTGCAGAACTCTGCTAAAGAAAATCTCCCTGGAGTTGATTTCTTAACTGAAACACAATTGTTAGAGCGGCAAAACTTGATGATTCCCATCTGGTTACCCCCTaataagcaacaacaaaccGACCAACAGTGGACTGAAATGTCTAATGCGGAAGCATCCTTATGGGAAGTGGGCAACTTAAATGAAGAGCGAAATGAAGATCAGCAACTATTAATGCCAAATTCTTCTGAAGCGTGCTTCGCAGATACAGAAAAAGATGTCAAAATTTCACAATTATTTCAAGTTCAATCAGGAAATGTTGTTAGCCACAGCACATCAGGGGAATTAGATCAGACCCCTGAAAATTTAAAAGATTCACATAATCAAAAAATAGTCAAATCCCTTGTTTCCGATATTCAACAGAATCATAATAAGGAACCAAATTCACATCAGCACCAGGCAAAGCAGGCTAACAAGCAGAATCTGAATTCAAAACAGAATGCGGCACAGCCAGCCCTAAAGCCAATTAATAACGAAAATGATCGCAAACGAGAGCAgacagaagaaaaaaaaaggcaacGAGAGGAACGCAAGCGCCAGCAATTGGAAGATGATAAACGTCGGGCGTTAAATGAATCTGAAGAACAGACCCGTCAAATGCAAGAGGAAAAGGAGAGGCAACAGCAAATACAAGCCCAACGTCGAAAGGCATTGTTGGGCAATGCTCATTCTCTATCAGTTCAAAATGGGATGTCAG GAACATTAGCGTCTGCACAAGGCAAGAAGAACGACGATGTCAAAACAGCAGAACCTCCAGTATCCTCGCGCTTGCCGTCTACATCCGTAGCACCTTGGTCTTTTCAGTCGCAAAATTCTATTAGATCGGCGCCTGGTCTGGCAGAAATACAAAAGGCAGAACGTCGAGAGCGTCGCGCAGACCAACAGCGGCATCAAGAGCTATTAGATAAGCAATTGCGTGCCAATGCCGCAGCTGCGGCTGAAGCCAACGATGCTTTGCTTAAATGGCAGTCAACACCAGCGTCGGGCCCCGTAATGAGTCTCGCCGAGATTCAAGCAGAAGAGGCAAGGCGGTTGGCCAATGACCTTGTGGATCAGCAGCGTCGACGAGAACTGGAACATCACCAACAAGCTCCTTTGTCATCAGCGGTTTTGGTTGCGAGTGCAACTTCCAACATCTGGGGTAACGCCAATAAAGCATGGAGTTCGTCCGCTGCTCAATCACTTTCATTAAAAACAAGTCCTGGAACTGGACTGTGGGACGAACCGAGCGCATTAGGTTCTAATGGATCTGGAACAAGCGGTACCATATCCGTAACTGCGGCGACAGTGTTGGCCGGAGGATTAAACTCAGCTAATAAAACCATTCTACAAGCTCAAAACAAGTCGTCGGCTTTATTTGCATCGCCTCGAAATTTGCGCAAGAGTCAAACATTGCCAGCCCTTAGTAACCCAGAAAAGTCAAATAAAAATGGACCAGGACAACggccagaaaaacaaaaattggcTCAAACTCGTTCAAAAGTTGGACCTGTCTCAGTTGAAGAAAAGGATAGAGAAAGAAAATCGAGTGCAAAAAGCCATGTTCAGCAAAGCAGCACCGACCAAGCCATTAGCAAGGTTAATGAGTATGAAAACGAGTTCACTAGCTGGTGCATAAAGAGCCTAGATAATATGTCCGCCAAAGTTGATG tacCCACGTTCGTTGCATTCTTGCAGGACTTGGAAGCGCCATATGAGGTAAAGGACTATGTCCGAATATACCTTG